A stretch of Corallococcus macrosporus DNA encodes these proteins:
- a CDS encoding ABC transporter ATP-binding protein has translation MSDASREPAPKLTLEVRDLHKSFGGQPALRGVDLVVPEGTTCVLMGVSGSGKTVLMKHIMGLMRPDKGFVRVEGEEVAKLDEPSLNQMRRKLGILFQANALFDSLNVFDNVAFPLRERTKMSEPDITKTVNETLGKVGLSHAATRFPGELSGGMQKRVGFARATILQPKILLYDDPTAGLDPLTTAAVNEIITTGKQQLGATSLVITPDVASAFGMADNLALMHEGRVVEYGPPDHFRQSQHPEVKAFLRNWLRRRSAQAPASQA, from the coding sequence ATGAGTGACGCGAGCCGTGAGCCGGCGCCGAAGCTGACCCTCGAGGTGCGGGACCTGCACAAGTCGTTTGGCGGGCAGCCCGCGCTCCGGGGCGTGGACCTGGTGGTGCCGGAGGGCACGACCTGCGTGCTGATGGGCGTGTCCGGTTCAGGCAAGACGGTGCTGATGAAGCACATCATGGGCCTGATGCGCCCGGACAAGGGCTTCGTGCGCGTGGAGGGCGAGGAGGTGGCGAAGCTGGACGAGCCCTCGCTCAACCAGATGCGCCGCAAGCTGGGCATCCTCTTCCAGGCGAACGCGCTGTTCGACTCGCTCAACGTCTTCGACAACGTGGCGTTCCCGCTGCGCGAGCGCACGAAGATGTCCGAGCCGGACATCACGAAGACGGTGAACGAGACGCTGGGCAAGGTGGGCCTGTCGCACGCGGCCACGCGCTTCCCGGGAGAGCTGTCCGGCGGCATGCAGAAGCGCGTGGGCTTCGCGCGAGCGACCATCCTCCAGCCGAAGATCCTCCTCTACGACGACCCCACCGCCGGTCTGGATCCGCTGACCACGGCGGCGGTGAATGAAATCATCACCACGGGCAAGCAGCAGTTGGGGGCCACGTCGCTGGTGATTACGCCGGACGTGGCATCGGCCTTCGGCATGGCGGACAACCTGGCGCTGATGCACGAGGGGCGCGTGGTGGAGTACGGCCCGCCGGACCATTTCCGCCAGTCGCAGCACCCGGAGGTGAAGGCCTTCCTGCGCAACTGGCTGCGGCGGCGTTCCGCGCAGGCGCCGGCCTCCCAGGCCTGA
- a CDS encoding CPBP family glutamic-type intramembrane protease, with amino-acid sequence MLRGDVAVLLENAPSKRQALAEAAFVFFAVLGPSSVARLGKGAAVAVELALLAWGLMLLRPWESSRRGAWWGVLGLVVALGGAGAGAWVASETVEAEKGFSLSMAPLVVRALGMCLLVAVLLWRDGQGPAQVGLVREGWARELLLGGAVLVGTYVVHLAASVPLAAVAVALKLAGQELEARKGVAAALLGTGLGVPAFAAIMVVVTGFEEFVFRGFLVPRLRVVLGGWVPAILGAAVLFSVGHFYEGTLAVFQTFVMGAWFGFVLWYRGRLLPLIVAHTAFNTISFALMLWLSRSGLLEKLPPL; translated from the coding sequence GTGCTTCGTGGTGATGTCGCGGTCCTGCTGGAGAACGCCCCGTCGAAGCGCCAGGCGCTGGCGGAAGCGGCGTTCGTGTTCTTCGCGGTGCTGGGGCCGTCGTCGGTGGCCCGCCTGGGCAAGGGCGCCGCCGTCGCGGTGGAGCTGGCGCTGCTGGCGTGGGGACTGATGCTGCTGCGTCCGTGGGAGTCCTCGCGGCGCGGGGCGTGGTGGGGCGTGCTGGGGCTGGTGGTGGCGCTGGGCGGCGCGGGCGCGGGCGCATGGGTGGCGTCGGAGACGGTGGAGGCGGAGAAGGGCTTCTCGCTGTCCATGGCGCCGCTGGTCGTCCGGGCGCTGGGCATGTGCCTGCTGGTGGCGGTGCTGTTGTGGCGCGACGGTCAGGGGCCCGCGCAGGTGGGGCTGGTGCGCGAGGGCTGGGCGCGCGAGCTGCTGCTGGGAGGGGCGGTGCTGGTGGGCACGTACGTGGTGCACCTGGCGGCGTCGGTGCCGCTGGCGGCGGTCGCGGTGGCGCTGAAGCTGGCGGGCCAGGAGCTGGAGGCGCGCAAGGGCGTGGCGGCGGCGCTGCTGGGCACGGGGCTGGGCGTGCCGGCGTTCGCGGCCATCATGGTGGTGGTGACGGGCTTCGAGGAGTTCGTCTTCCGAGGCTTCCTGGTGCCCCGCCTGCGGGTGGTGCTGGGCGGCTGGGTGCCGGCCATCCTGGGCGCCGCGGTGCTCTTCTCCGTGGGGCACTTCTACGAGGGCACGCTGGCCGTCTTCCAGACGTTCGTGATGGGCGCCTGGTTCGGCTTCGTCCTCTGGTACCGGGGACGGCTGCTGCCGCTCATCGTCGCGCACACGGCCTTCAACACCATCAGCTTCGCGCTGATGCTCTGGCTGTCACGCTCCGGTCTGCTGGAGAAGCTGCCGCCCCTCTGA
- a CDS encoding CHAT domain-containing protein, with the protein MGRLSGLTLSVGLALCVSARAAAPLEPSALARCEESFDAHPEGSDAAMCFFRNAQGKEARDEARRRLQGLIARHPGRPWLTLVLGHMELPSDPALAEASYRRAALAFRSQGDAEGEVLAGINLRNALGIRGQTEEAHQWVLRVGEVARASGDPKLEVRALILEAAELSDLGQDLGRAYRLLKRAEALAFPGGTDGLKKQVLGTLATVSANLGRFDEAQDVYTRLAELAERTKDAGTEARVRFALANVAWRRQDERPGPAARAALLRLGREALAASGRAGSKLSEAMSLRLVAELLGDGPGERSEAEDALGRCIDIARETGLPERRIACLWTRAERRASVDADAAWRDADEALALAAEHDNPLYLASAWRTRATVAFRTKPLPEALGHAERALDAVEVLRQWQRDATSQAELFSNWASDYHRLAGRTLEAGEAAEVPPREALERAFAVSERLRARTLFEALVAARALPMAEETPEHRKARDGVLRSLSVTQRKLLDPSLSAPERARLLGELQELERRERELRPATGQRDPRPEARSAELPFASLAATEQRLGEEEALLVFLAGADHDLQGERAGGAWVLAVTREGTRAYRIPERARLRPAVALLSGLIERRDGSEAAAASALYAQLLAPALRGLPPKVSRLLLVPDGPLHDLPFAALREHADGPPLVARYELARVPSASLLHHWREQPEQPPGGEALVLADPDRGASAATAVATSRGGVFLETASLGALPEARREGRTVSKTLEDTSVKPRLLVGAEASEQALKDSRWDAVRILHVAAHAVVDVESPERSALVLAPGSAGEDGLLQPREITGLRLRDALVVLSSCRGASGALLAGEGVLSLARAFFESGARAVVASLWPMRDAEAAKLLERYYRHLAAGQGAASALRDAQRESWEDGEPTAVWAGLGVMGDAALVPVRPATDTASHGLGRGLLPGLAVGAGLLALTLFGLWRPHTRRPAGRQ; encoded by the coding sequence GTGGGACGTCTGAGCGGCCTCACCCTTTCGGTGGGGCTGGCCCTGTGCGTCTCCGCGCGGGCCGCCGCGCCGCTGGAGCCCTCCGCGCTCGCCCGGTGCGAGGAGTCTTTCGACGCCCACCCGGAGGGCTCCGACGCGGCGATGTGCTTCTTCCGGAACGCCCAGGGGAAGGAGGCGCGCGACGAGGCCCGGCGCAGGCTCCAGGGGCTCATCGCGAGGCACCCGGGACGTCCCTGGCTCACGTTGGTGCTCGGTCACATGGAGCTGCCCTCCGACCCCGCGCTGGCGGAGGCGTCCTACCGCCGCGCGGCGCTCGCCTTCCGGAGCCAGGGGGACGCGGAGGGCGAGGTGCTCGCCGGCATCAACCTCCGCAACGCGCTGGGGATCCGCGGCCAGACGGAGGAGGCGCACCAGTGGGTCCTGCGGGTGGGTGAGGTGGCGCGGGCCTCCGGGGATCCGAAGCTGGAGGTGCGAGCGCTCATCCTGGAGGCGGCCGAGCTCTCCGACCTGGGCCAGGACCTGGGGCGCGCGTACCGGCTGCTGAAGCGCGCGGAGGCCCTCGCCTTCCCGGGAGGCACCGACGGCCTGAAGAAGCAGGTGCTCGGGACGCTGGCCACGGTGAGCGCGAACCTGGGCCGCTTCGATGAAGCGCAGGATGTGTACACGCGGCTCGCGGAGCTGGCGGAGCGCACGAAGGACGCGGGCACGGAGGCGCGAGTCCGCTTCGCGCTGGCGAACGTCGCCTGGCGGCGGCAGGACGAGCGGCCCGGTCCGGCGGCCCGGGCGGCGCTGCTGAGGCTCGGGCGCGAGGCGCTCGCGGCGTCCGGGCGCGCGGGCAGCAAGCTCTCCGAGGCGATGTCGCTGCGCCTCGTGGCGGAGCTGCTGGGGGACGGGCCCGGGGAGCGGAGCGAAGCGGAGGACGCCCTCGGCCGCTGCATCGACATCGCGAGGGAGACGGGCCTGCCCGAGCGGCGCATCGCCTGCCTGTGGACGCGAGCCGAGCGCCGAGCATCGGTGGACGCGGACGCCGCGTGGCGCGACGCGGACGAAGCGCTGGCGCTGGCCGCCGAGCACGACAACCCGCTCTACCTCGCGTCCGCGTGGCGCACGCGGGCGACGGTGGCCTTCCGCACGAAGCCGTTGCCGGAGGCACTGGGCCACGCGGAGCGGGCGCTCGACGCGGTGGAGGTGTTGCGCCAGTGGCAGCGGGACGCGACGAGCCAGGCGGAGCTGTTCTCCAACTGGGCCAGTGACTACCACCGGCTCGCGGGCCGGACGCTGGAAGCGGGAGAGGCCGCCGAGGTGCCACCCCGGGAGGCCCTGGAGCGAGCCTTCGCGGTGAGTGAGCGCCTGAGGGCCAGGACATTGTTCGAAGCCCTGGTGGCTGCCCGAGCGCTCCCGATGGCGGAGGAAACACCGGAGCACCGCAAGGCGCGGGACGGCGTGCTGCGGAGCCTGTCCGTCACCCAGAGGAAGCTGCTGGACCCATCGCTGTCCGCGCCCGAGAGGGCAAGGCTGTTGGGAGAGCTGCAAGAGCTGGAGCGCCGCGAGAGAGAGCTGCGACCCGCGACCGGGCAGCGCGATCCGCGTCCTGAAGCCCGGAGCGCGGAGCTCCCGTTCGCATCGCTCGCCGCGACCGAGCAGCGCCTGGGCGAGGAGGAGGCCCTGCTGGTCTTCCTCGCGGGTGCGGACCATGACCTTCAAGGCGAGCGCGCGGGTGGTGCGTGGGTACTGGCGGTGACTCGCGAGGGCACGCGCGCCTACCGCATCCCCGAACGTGCGCGGCTGCGCCCCGCGGTGGCGCTCCTGTCGGGCCTCATCGAACGCCGCGATGGCTCAGAAGCCGCCGCCGCATCGGCGCTGTACGCGCAACTGCTCGCCCCCGCCTTGCGCGGCTTGCCTCCGAAAGTCTCGCGCCTGCTCCTCGTGCCGGATGGTCCGCTGCATGACCTGCCCTTCGCCGCGCTGAGGGAGCACGCGGACGGCCCGCCACTGGTGGCCCGGTATGAACTGGCGCGAGTGCCCTCCGCGAGCCTGCTCCATCACTGGCGCGAACAGCCCGAACAACCCCCCGGAGGCGAAGCCCTCGTCCTGGCGGATCCCGACCGGGGAGCCAGCGCCGCGACGGCCGTGGCCACCTCGAGGGGCGGCGTGTTCCTGGAGACGGCGAGCCTGGGCGCGCTCCCGGAGGCCCGGCGCGAGGGCCGCACCGTGAGCAAGACCCTGGAGGACACCTCCGTGAAGCCCCGGCTCCTCGTGGGCGCGGAGGCCTCCGAGCAGGCCCTCAAGGACTCGCGTTGGGACGCGGTGCGCATCCTCCACGTGGCCGCGCACGCCGTCGTGGACGTGGAGTCCCCCGAGCGCTCCGCCCTCGTGCTGGCTCCAGGCTCGGCGGGAGAGGACGGCCTGCTCCAGCCCCGCGAAATCACCGGACTGCGCCTGCGGGACGCGCTCGTGGTGCTCTCCAGTTGCCGGGGCGCCTCCGGAGCACTCCTCGCGGGCGAGGGCGTGCTGAGCCTCGCGCGAGCCTTCTTCGAGTCCGGAGCCCGCGCCGTGGTGGCCAGCCTGTGGCCCATGCGCGACGCCGAGGCCGCGAAGCTGCTGGAGCGCTACTACCGGCACCTGGCGGCGGGGCAGGGCGCGGCGTCCGCGCTGCGCGACGCCCAGCGCGAGTCCTGGGAGGACGGCGAGCCCACGGCCGTGTGGGCGGGGCTGGGCGTGATGGGGGACGCGGCGCTGGTGCCGGTGCGGCCCGCCACGGACACGGCCTCGCACGGCCTGGGACGCGGCCTCCTCCCGGGGCTGGCCGTGGGGGCCGGGCTCCTGGCGTTGACCCTGTTCGGCCTCTGGAGGCCTCACACGCGGAGGCCAGCGGGCAGGCAGTGA